A stretch of Aspergillus nidulans FGSC A4 chromosome VI DNA encodes these proteins:
- a CDS encoding CDC26 family anaphase-promoting complex subunit (transcript_id=CADANIAT00009965) — protein sequence MLRLKPTRISLTEDDLCYHIDSIFHRNHDLAIWHQKRKGSGNSYDGDEDEDGFSQDSDTDTIPETPPESECDEVQSQTLAGDNQQELEPGERNTNADGGTSSHEQRPVTVRFALPRPSTSSSDKGSRVIRGGKAAIQPARSAHSLHLSFWLALCSSADWNTVNGVSTSQHNGLNINSLPLSLPRPNRVVLETYIPNLRTSVTALPLRLPRLESEITQPGISPEKKQSSIALWPLAYDLCMKLDAKAPPATAFLVSSCPSRSPNIELVLRRYPQQPKMKRTYRTESASTGKRSPRERSGVDRTAAPKDQECFSARAPNSGSAAAQLSPSKGHESNPVKRRLSSTTENARKADPDEDFENVGHLVDRDTISRGTQTDSDLTSTLESELGDESMDNPLHGGLRAFIVFAQNNPGRQENIAPDNAAKRSPHQPVWQDPFISAMFPEPNGPAYDPTNRIRRGMQGYINPPTSRGSQARNDRGELVQLVHPTLVDARVYQEYVHRLIAELDRPSHT from the exons ATGCTCCGATTGAAACCCACCCGCATTAGTCTGACAGAGGATGACCTCTGTTACCACATCGATAGCATCTTCCACCGAAACCATGACCTTGCTATATGGCATCAAAAGCGCAAGGGTTCGGGTAACAGCTACGACggggacgaggatgaggatggattcTCTCAAGACTCAGACACTGACACGATACCAGAGACTCCGCCTGAGTCGGAATGTGACGAGGTTCAGTCGCAAACGCTGGCAGGTGACAATCAACAGGAACTCGAACCGGGAGAGAGAAACACAAATGCAGACGGTGGAACTTCAAGCCATGAACAACGTCCCGTAACCGTCAGATTTGCTCTGCCTAGACCTTCAACTTCGAGCTCTGACAAGGGCTCTCGGGTTATCAGAGGTGGGAAAGCAGCCATCCAGCCTGCGAGAAGCGCTCATTCACTCCATCTGTCCTTTTGGCTAGCACTTTGTTCGAGTGCGGACTGGAATACAGTGAATGGCGTATCAACTTCGCAACACAACGGGCTCAATATCAATTCACTACCGCTATCTCTGCCTCGGCCAAATCGGGTTGTCTTGGAGACCTACATCCCAAATCTCCGCACGTCAGTaactgctcttcctctcagGCTTCCCCGTCTCGAGAGTGAGATAACACAGCCCGGTATTTCTCCTGAAAAGAAGCAATCCTCCATCGCTTTGTGGCC GTTGGCCTATGATCTTTGCATGAAATTGGACGCAAAAGCCCCTCCAGCAACCGCATTCCTTGTGTCAAGCTGTCCAAGCCGTTCACCAAATATAGAGCTCGTTCTTCGGAGGTACCCACAACAGCCGAAAATGAAGCGCACTTATCGTACAGAATCGGCCTCCACAGGCAAAAGATCTCCTAGAGAGAGGTCCGGCGTTGATCGCACCGCTGCGCCCAAGGACCAGGAGTGCTTCTCTGCAAGAGCACCTAATTCCGGTAGCGCAGCAGCGCAACTTTCGCCATCAAAAGGCCATGAATCAAATCCAGTCAAGAGACGTTTGAGTTCAACTACGGAGAAT GCTAGAAAAGCTGATCCAGATGAAGACTTCGAGAACGTTGGCCACTTAGTAGACCGTGACACCATCTCGCGAGGAACTCAGACCGATTCAGACCTAACGTCGACTCTAGAGTCAGAGTTGGGTGATGAATCAATGGACAACCCATTG CATGGAGGCTTACGGGCATTCATTGTCTTCGCACAGAACAATCCAGGAAGACAAGAAAACATTGCTCCAGACAATGCCGCCAAGCGATCACCTCATCAGCCGGTCTGGCAGGATCCGTTCATTTCAGCGATGTTTCCTGAACCCAATGGCCCGGCATATGATCCCACGAACCGAATCCGCAGAGGCATGCAAGGATACATCAATCCACCAACAAGTAGAGGTTCGCAGGCTCGGAACGATCGAGGAGAG CTTGTTCAATTGGTCCATCCAACGCTGGTCGACGCGCGTGTTTACCAAGAATATGTTCATCGATTGATCGCAGAGCTTGATCGTCCATCCCATACTTGA
- a CDS encoding protein ksg1 (transcript_id=CADANIAT00009966), which yields MDGDISLSQSLGGLRIANPDNVSLDSSDDASTPAATTAQPESTSSTTDTKDEPTEIDQQDSAVSSCPPPADHRMSYQSYHPDVQQQPASHYASPIPSQPQHSAPTSSSRPVSTLYSNGGAPVSAIREGPYRIRTDSAASSASESLARAESRGGSAAYQAGVPIRDNTHSDRSYHTAQMPPNGAAVMRQPSRARAAAAQQLSGSPYGTENGPMSSSDEWQERGAAVTVRQEIDANGKPVARYIKKGVRDFSFGQTLGEGSYSTVVLGTDRQTLKEYAIKILDKRHIIKEKKVKYVNIEKDTLNRLTDHPGVVRLYYTFQDERSLYFVLDLCKGGELLGVLKRMTTFDEECTRFYGAQILDAIDYMHKRGVIHRDLKPENVLLDSQMHIKVTDFGTAKILKGNQASQNSSGIPSLDSDMPEEERASSFVGTAEYVSPELLTDKNACKASDLWAFGCIIYQLLAGRPPFKAANEYLTFQKIVALEYEFPLGFPSVARDLVERLLVLDPTRRLPIEHIKNHEFFEGMTWGPDLWKQKAPRLKAYTPPPREPIKLNGGSDGDSFPPSINTAPSNASSRVMPRLITELPAPSQLDIEWSPVLTKNNERILKLGNLVVVSSAASHSPVSKNGEYEAPKKFSRFFGGSTTKKRQRLVMITSSGRIIMAAAGGDEKKAKMELSLLAPGTHYRTSTDAKGVSCWIVDTREKHFVFEDPKPSSSNAGTTAISAQDWLDTLDRAREMALAQQQNGQYSADDAFRDLSSGFSSPANTLDRAAEAPQESAPQGRATLVKHQGNDSESIKGRKRFSRRHSKNGLAAVF from the exons ATGGATGGGGATATTAGCCTCTCCCAGTCTCTGGGCGGGCTACGTATAGCAAACCCCGACAATGTCTCGTTAGATTCATCCGACGATGCCTCTACGCCTGCTGCCACTACTGCTCAACCAGAGTCTACATCATCGACGACTGATACAAAAGATGAACCCACAGAAATTGACCAGCAGGACAGCGCAGTATCATCGTGCCCTCCCCCTGCCGACCATCGAATGTCCTACCAGTCATACCACCCCGAtgtccagcagcagcccgcCTCACATTATGCTTCCCCGATCCCGTCCCAGCCACAACATTCCGCCCCCACGAGCTCATCCCGCCCCGTATCGACATTATACTCAAATGGGGGCGCGCCAGTATCAGCCATTCGAGAAGGCCCATATCGTATTCGTACAGACTCTGCCGcgtcttctgcttccgaAAGTCTGGCACGAGCCGAATCTCGTGGAGGGTCTGCGGCCTACCAGGCTGGAGTGCCCATCCGCGACAATACCCATAGCGACCGCTCGTATCACACGGCCCAAATGCCCCCCAACGGTGCAGCGGTGATGCGTCAACCATCTCGAGCACGCGCTGCAGCCGCGCAACAACTGTCGGGGTCGCCCTATGGGACGGAAAATGGTCCGATGTCAAGCAGCGATGAGTGGCAGGAGCGTGGTGCCGCTGTCACAGTAAGACAGGAGATTGATGCTAATGGGAAGCCGGTCGCGCGGTACATTAAGAAAGGGGTTCGGGATTTCTCCTTCGGTCAGACCCTCGGTGAGGGCTCATATAGCACGGTCGTACTGGGGACAGACCGTCAAACCCTCAAGGAATACGCAATCAAGATCCTGGACAAACGCCACATCataaaggagaaaaaggtcAAGTATGTTAACATCGAAAAAGACACTCTCAACCGCCTCACCGATCACCCAGGTGTCGTCCGATTATATTATACATTTCAAGATGAGCGCTCGCTATATTTCGTCCTTGACCTCTGCAAAGGCGGCGAATTGCTAGGCGTCTTGAAGCGAATGACCACCTTCGATGAAGAGTGTACGAGATTTTATGGCGCCCAAATATTAGATGCGATTGACTACATGCACAAGCGCGGCGTCATTCACCGAGATCTGAAACCGGAAAACGTTCTGCTTGACAGTCAAATGCATATCAAAGTCACTGACTTTGGTACGGCGAAGATACTCAAGGGTAATCAAGCCTCTCAGAATTCGAGCGGCATCCCGTCGCTAGACTCTGATATGCCTGAGGAGGAGCGTGCCAGTTCATTTGTTGGGACGGCTGAATATGTCAGTCCTGAATTATTAACAGACAAGAACGCGTGCAAAGCAAGTGATTTGTGGGCATTCGGTTGTATTATTTACCAACTTCTCGCAGGCCGGCCACCTTTCAAAGCCGCCAATGAGTACCTGACATTCCAGAAGATTGTTGCGCTAGAGTACGAATTTCCTTTGGGCTTCCCCAGCGTCGCCCGCGATCTTGTCGAgcgcctcctcgtcctcgaccCAACACGTCGTCTCCCTATCGAACATATCAAGAACCATGAATTCTTCGAGGGTATGACTTGGGGACCCGACTTGTGGAAACAAAAAGCGCCCCGCCTGAAAGCTTATACCCCGCCACCCCGCGAACCCATTAAACTTAATGGGGGCTCAGATGGAGACAGCTTTCCCCCCAGCATTAACACAGCACCATCAAATGCGAGCTCCCGAGTAATGCCCAGGCTGATTACCGAATTGCCGGCTCCTAGCCAATTGGACATTGAGTGGTCTCCTGTGCTGACAAAAAACAACGAAAGGATTCTGAAGTTAGGGAACCTGGTTGTCGTGTCATCTGCAGCCTCTCACAGTCCCGTCTCCAAAAATGGGGAGTACGAAGCGCCAAAGAAGTTTTCACGATTCTTCGGCGGTAGCACTACGAAGAAGCGGCAACGCCTGGTAATGATTACCTCCTCCGGTCGAATTATCATGGCTGCTGCCGGCGGCGAcgagaaaaaagcaaaaatggAACTGTCTCTGCTTGCTCCGGGAACACATTATCGCACATCTACAGACGCTAAAGGTGTATCGTGCTGGATAGTGGATACG CGCGAGAAACACTTTGTCTTCGAAGACCCAAAGCCGTCATCAAGCAATGCAGGCACAACCGCAATATCTGCGCAGGACTGGTTGGATACCCTCGACCGAGCACGAGAGATGGCTTTGGCGCAACAGCAAAATGGCCAATACTCAGCCGATGACGCATTCCGTGACTTATCGTCTGGCTTCTCAAGCCCCGCTAACACCCTAGATAGGGCAGCGGAAGCTCCCCAAGAATCAGCTCCACAAGGACGGGCAACCCTTGTCAAGCACCAAGGAAACGATTCCGAATCCATCAAAGGAAGGAAACGTTTTAGCCGGCGCCATTCGAAAAATGGCCTAGCTGCGGTTTTCTAG